In a single window of the Candidatus Poribacteria bacterium genome:
- a CDS encoding nucleotidyltransferase domain-containing protein, translating to MNEDICFSPEDQQFVDRATDFCQQMGERAVLMLIGSRAAGFTDEWSDLDLCIIGDKCHLSNEDRETYEQSWQLFVDRGDFEAHWSFYDESDLRAWLETCPDEMMWVIATSQTLYGRSSTAEELKHRYCVYPPAIAERKLKWMFGKYYFSQRGPLAMA from the coding sequence ATGAACGAAGACATCTGTTTCAGTCCAGAAGATCAACAGTTCGTTGATCGAGCTACAGATTTTTGCCAACAAATGGGTGAACGTGCCGTCCTTATGTTGATTGGGAGTCGTGCCGCTGGTTTCACTGATGAATGGTCGGATCTTGACCTGTGTATCATTGGCGATAAGTGCCACCTTTCCAATGAAGATCGGGAAACTTATGAGCAAAGTTGGCAACTCTTCGTTGATCGTGGTGATTTTGAAGCACACTGGTCATTCTATGATGAAAGTGACCTGCGGGCGTGGTTGGAGACGTGTCCAGATGAGATGATGTGGGTTATTGCGACTTCACAAACTCTCTACGGTCGTTCAAGTACTGCTGAAGAACTCAAGCATCGCTATTGCGTGTATCCGCCCGCGATCGCGGAGCGCAAGTTGAAGTGGATGTTCGGCAAGTATTATTTCTCGCAGCGTGGTCCCTTAGCTATGGC
- a CDS encoding GNAT family N-acetyltransferase, giving the protein MSDIRLACPDDAHAIHRILQETWGESLLFNVFADHISSPDHQVFVAVEAGEVSGFLSAFLVSSATPQWEIDLIVVHPKSQGKGMGTSLIEEALMSGSNLGVHWAKASIRTDNYASQRAFSKVGFTTDAQVRSLFIWDPLVCESATDVPETVRLIPVNTLLYRGLWIDGFFESQLSLKEQHDVIRTARNSIFHKSRLNTGIFIPDSFKHTLAPDLLTSATNFGQYHRWVYPFK; this is encoded by the coding sequence ATGTCAGATATCAGATTGGCGTGCCCAGATGATGCCCACGCAATCCACCGAATATTACAGGAGACATGGGGTGAATCCCTTCTCTTCAATGTGTTCGCGGATCACATTTCGTCCCCTGATCATCAAGTCTTTGTTGCGGTTGAGGCGGGCGAAGTGTCAGGTTTTCTTTCCGCGTTTCTGGTGTCCAGTGCGACCCCTCAATGGGAAATAGATCTGATTGTTGTTCATCCGAAGAGTCAAGGGAAGGGTATGGGAACTTCTCTCATTGAGGAGGCGTTAATGTCCGGCTCCAATCTCGGAGTACATTGGGCTAAGGCATCAATCCGTACTGATAACTATGCAAGCCAACGTGCATTTTCCAAAGTGGGTTTTACAACGGACGCTCAAGTGCGTAGCCTCTTTATTTGGGACCCTCTGGTTTGTGAGTCTGCCACTGATGTACCAGAGACTGTTCGTCTTATACCTGTCAATACATTACTCTACCGTGGATTGTGGATTGACGGATTCTTTGAGTCTCAATTATCCCTGAAGGAACAGCACGATGTAATCCGGACGGCTCGAAATTCTATTTTTCATAAGAGTCGATTAAACACAGGTATATTTATTCCAGACAGTTTTAAACACACGCTCGCGCCCGACTTATTAACCTCTGCCACCAATTTTGGTCAATATCACCGGTGGGTGTATCCATTTAAGTAG
- a CDS encoding LamG domain-containing protein translates to MSRIVSYILSAAFILIFPFVSEAIKDDAMVLYFSFDEGKGKEVEDLSGKGNHGTLEANAKWEKNGKINSGVFFDEQIQKGVVAAPASDSLAITKNLTMEVWVHPKSVGDYRNVRGQAGPHTYYLSIHQGRPSVWMGCPGAGGRTWNSAKNEIPTDKWSHVAAVYEFDKELRLYINGKLDNTYKVQGEIPVSQSDHWFGNRLDGPWPYGGKLDEFVIYNRVLTEDEIQQDMEQVLSVSPLDKAATTWGLLKKVGR, encoded by the coding sequence ATGAGCCGAATAGTTTCCTATATTCTAAGCGCGGCATTCATTCTCATATTTCCTTTTGTGAGCGAAGCGATTAAGGACGACGCAATGGTACTTTATTTTTCGTTCGATGAAGGAAAGGGAAAAGAGGTCGAAGACCTGAGCGGCAAGGGGAATCACGGCACGCTCGAAGCCAATGCCAAATGGGAGAAGAACGGAAAGATCAATTCGGGCGTGTTTTTTGATGAACAGATTCAGAAGGGGGTCGTCGCCGCTCCAGCGTCCGATAGTCTGGCGATTACCAAGAATTTGACGATGGAGGTATGGGTTCATCCAAAGAGTGTCGGCGATTATCGCAATGTTCGAGGGCAGGCGGGACCTCACACGTATTATCTCAGTATCCATCAAGGTAGACCCTCCGTGTGGATGGGCTGCCCCGGTGCTGGCGGGCGGACATGGAACAGCGCAAAGAACGAGATTCCGACCGATAAGTGGTCGCACGTTGCCGCAGTGTACGAGTTTGATAAGGAACTTCGGCTCTATATCAACGGCAAACTTGATAATACCTATAAAGTCCAAGGCGAAATTCCTGTTTCTCAAAGCGATCACTGGTTCGGCAATCGCTTGGATGGTCCGTGGCCCTATGGGGGGAAGCTTGATGAATTTGTCATCTATAACCGTGTTCTGACGGAAGATGAGATTCAGCAAGATATGGAGCAGGTTTTGAGTGTATCGCCGTTGGATAAGGCTGCGACAACTTGGGGGCTGCTCAAAAAAGTTGGGAGATAA
- a CDS encoding class I SAM-dependent methyltransferase: MQFTDALVSSYEKYAHERASHSPDEFKVQERSEFLKFLKAEERETLLEIGCGPGQDAQFFQNQGFRVLAVDNTPTMVKLTAEKGITAHVLDCYDLDQINKHFDAVYTMNCLLHIPKQDIDQILHLISRRLNDSGLMYLGLWGDKNFEGIWEHDQYEPKRFFSFWKTEALLEVLQRFFRLEYYRRLEPHEGRIFNSFILRKCGGSK; this comes from the coding sequence ATGCAATTCACTGACGCACTTGTTAGCTCTTATGAAAAGTACGCGCATGAAAGGGCATCTCACTCTCCTGATGAATTCAAGGTCCAGGAGCGGTCGGAGTTTCTCAAATTTTTGAAGGCTGAGGAACGAGAGACACTCCTTGAAATTGGGTGTGGTCCCGGTCAGGATGCCCAGTTTTTTCAAAACCAAGGATTCCGAGTTTTGGCGGTCGATAATACACCAACGATGGTGAAACTCACTGCCGAAAAGGGTATCACTGCGCACGTCTTAGATTGCTACGATCTCGACCAAATTAACAAGCACTTTGATGCGGTCTATACCATGAATTGTCTCTTACATATACCCAAGCAGGATATTGATCAGATTTTGCATCTAATCTCAAGGCGACTCAATGACAGTGGATTAATGTATCTCGGCTTATGGGGAGACAAAAACTTTGAGGGCATCTGGGAACACGATCAGTATGAGCCGAAGCGGTTCTTTTCTTTCTGGAAGACAGAGGCACTTCTTGAAGTTTTACAACGCTTCTTTAGGTTGGAGTACTACCGAAGATTAGAGCCTCATGAGGGTAGGATATTCAATTCTTTTATTCTTCGTAAATGTGGAGGTTCAAAATGA
- a CDS encoding ASCH domain-containing protein, producing the protein MIVDALSIVSPSVQRIVAGEKVVEIRRWLPPEVPFLDLVLVENEVYLTEEGQEDPNGLARAIVDITGVHEWTPEEAKSQGVEWIGDYICWELSNVRRIEPPTPCVARRKIYKMNINACLPIGR; encoded by the coding sequence TTGATAGTTGATGCACTGTCCATAGTCTCACCATCCGTGCAGCGTATTGTTGCGGGCGAGAAGGTGGTCGAAATACGACGTTGGCTGCCACCAGAGGTCCCATTTCTTGATCTCGTGCTTGTTGAGAATGAGGTTTACCTGACCGAGGAAGGGCAGGAAGACCCAAATGGGCTGGCACGCGCAATCGTTGACATTACGGGTGTTCACGAGTGGACACCTGAAGAAGCGAAATCGCAAGGAGTAGAGTGGATCGGTGACTATATCTGTTGGGAACTCTCAAATGTACGGCGTATAGAGCCACCTACTCCTTGTGTCGCGCGGCGGAAAATCTATAAAATGAATATTAATGCTTGCCTGCCTATTGGTCGTTGA
- a CDS encoding putative quinol monooxygenase, whose product MFVIIAPIQIKEGHRDAFIEAMIDDAKGSVADEPGCLRFDIIQDGADPNRIWLYEVYVDEAAFQEHLKAPHFIKWRDTVKDWFAESDFKGAGGGSSNIYPPDDAWE is encoded by the coding sequence ATGTTTGTTATTATTGCCCCAATTCAGATTAAGGAAGGACACAGAGATGCTTTCATTGAAGCCATGATAGATGACGCGAAAGGCTCTGTCGCGGATGAACCCGGCTGTCTGAGATTTGATATAATTCAAGACGGTGCCGATCCAAATCGGATCTGGCTCTACGAAGTCTATGTAGACGAGGCAGCGTTCCAAGAGCATCTGAAAGCACCACACTTCATCAAGTGGCGGGATACCGTCAAAGACTGGTTCGCTGAGAGCGATTTTAAGGGCGCAGGCGGCGGAAGTTCCAACATTTACCCCCCAGACGACGCTTGGGAGTAA